The Pontibacter sp. SGAir0037 DNA segment GTTGTAAGCAATAGCATGCTTATCAAGGGCAGTAGTTAAAAAGCGAATAACTTTTTCGTCACGGCGATAAGCCAGCTCTAACTGGTCTACTATAGTAGTAGGAGCAGCAAACTCGATGAGGTGATAGAAACCAGTTGATTTCTTCTGGATTGGGTAAGCAAGTTTGCGTAACCCCCAGTTCTCTTCGTGGATAATGTCGGCGCTATTTTCCTTAAGCACCTGTCTGAACTTCTCGACCGTTTCTTGCATCTGCGTCTCGTTAAGCAACGGAGTCAGGATGAAGACCGTTTCGTAATTTTTTAATTCCATTGATGTATGAGAATTTTTTGATTTTAGGGTGCAAAGATATAACTAATAATGCTGTTTTACAAAACATTGGAATAATATTTATTCCTCTGGTGTATCCTGATACATCAGCGCTGCAAGTCTTTGGGTGACGTAGCCGCCCGCAGACAGGAAACTTCTATATAATTCCTGTAAAGTATATGCCGCAGGTGTTGTTGTTTATACTTAATAGACAAACCTAAACAGGCTTTAACACCTAATAAAATCAATAAAATAATGAAAGTATACGTCCTATTATAGAAAGGAGTGTCTGCAGCTCCGGGTAAAAAATAAATTAAAAAAGTATAGCAGGAAAGATAAAACAAATGCCTTTTTGGAATGAAGACCTTATAAGAGTATGAGGTATAACTGATGAATATCATAAATTCTACCCTGCTAAAATATGATTTTTGAGAAAGATCGGATGATCTGTTCTGCTCCGTATTAAATTGAAAACTAACTATATAATTACTATATATTCCATAAAAGACTATCACTTTATAAATATAAAGGAGATTAATACGGATAGGTGAAAAAGGAAATGTACAATTGCAGCAGCAGTAAAGGCACGTAATATGCTTTTAAAAGTTATATGAATTATTGATAAA contains these protein-coding regions:
- the rpsF gene encoding 30S ribosomal protein S6, giving the protein MELKNYETVFILTPLLNETQMQETVEKFRQVLKENSADIIHEENWGLRKLAYPIQKKSTGFYHLIEFAAPTTIVDQLELAYRRDEKVIRFLTTALDKHAIAYNERRRKGEFKSQAKKEEVKG